CCTTCAGTGAAAGCGACCAGCACGTAGGGCGGGCAGCCGGGCAGCTCGATGTAGGCCGCATCGTGGCGCACGTGCGAAGTCCAGCCGCCTTTGGCGTACAAGCGCGCGCCGGCCGGGAGTCCCTCACCCAAAAAACCGCTAACTTGGTCCTCGCCATCGTGTTGGGTGCGCTCGCTGGGATCGAGGCTGCGGGCCAGCAGCGCGCGCAGGTGCTGCGCCCGCTGGGGTGAGACAGCCATCCCGCTGGCAATGCAGTAGAGCAACCGAGCCGTGGCATCGGTGGTAAGCCGGTTGCGATTCTCGAGGTTGCGACCCACAAAGGTCCGCTCGCGGCCGTAGGGGCCATCGGACCAGGTTTTTTGGTTGAGGTTGGTGCCTGCTAGCGCCGGCCAACCGAATGAGCCAAAGTAGCGGTTGATGCGGTTGCGCTGCCACTGCCACTGCTCGAAGGCCTCGGGCGGCAGGTCGGGGCCGCTGGTGGTATCGGTGAGCAGATCCACCAGCAGGCTGGTGGCATCGTTGCTGGAAGGCCCCAGAGCATCTCGAAGTGCGCGCTCGAGCTCGGCTGAGGGGGCGAGCCGATCCTGCTGCAACCACTGCTGGATGGCGGTGGCGTAGAACAGCTTGATGAGGCTGGCCGGGTAGATGGGCTCGCGCCCGCGGTGGCTGAAGCTGCGCAAGGGCGGATCGCCATCCGCAATCAGCCAACTCAGGGCCAGGCGATCGGCGGTGAGGCTAGCGAACTCGGCCCGCGCGCGAGCAATGATGTCGGTACCCAAGGGCACGAGCGCGGCATCGCGGCGAAAAAACGGCATGGCTTAGGCTCAAAAACTCCCTGCCGGCGGCGTTGGCGTTTACGATTTGGGCTGGATGCATCCGCTCGATGGCCGTTGCCCCATCACCTGCCCGCCAGCCAAGCGCCCCCGGCCAGTACCGAGCCAGATGGGGATGCTCGGGAGAGCAAGCTCGTGTCGGTGGTCGTTCCCATCTACAACGAATGCCAGAGCTTGGGCTCGCTGTGCGAGCGGATTGCCGCTGCTCTGAGCTCGTGGCGCTACGAGATCGTCTGCGTTGACGACGGCTCGGCAGATGGCTCGGCAGCGCTGCTCAAGCAGCTAGCCCGCGAGCGGGGGGACCTGCGCGCCATTCTACTGCGACGCAACTACGGGCAGAGCGCGGCACTGGCAGCCGGGTTTCGCTACGCGCGCGGCGGTGCCGTTGTCTCGCTCGATGCGGATTTGCAAAACGACCCTGCCGACATCCCGCAGTTGGTGCGCAAGCTGGCCGATGGCTACGATTTGGTCAGCGGCTGGCGCCAGAACCGCCAGGACGCCGCGATTGCGCGCTTGC
The DNA window shown above is from Cyanobacteria bacterium QS_8_64_29 and carries:
- a CDS encoding serine hydrolase, giving the protein MPFFRRDAALVPLGTDIIARARAEFASLTADRLALSWLIADGDPPLRSFSHRGREPIYPASLIKLFYATAIQQWLQQDRLAPSAELERALRDALGPSSNDATSLLVDLLTDTTSGPDLPPEAFEQWQWQRNRINRYFGSFGWPALAGTNLNQKTWSDGPYGRERTFVGRNLENRNRLTTDATARLLYCIASGMAVSPQRAQHLRALLARSLDPSERTQHDGEDQVSGFLGEGLPAGARLYAKGGWTSHVRHDAAYIELPGCPPYVLVAFTEGTDLDRGILPFVSSAVAAAMGELAQR